AGCGATAGCCCCATCCGCTAAGATGGACTTTAATCTGGAAACGTTACCAGGAACATCAACGTCcaaaagaggaggggagaggaagggcgAGGCGAAAGGGAGATCCAGGGCTTCACAACCACAGATGATTTGGTCTGCAGAGGTCCTGAGGAAGGCCTATTTGCAAGGGAGATTTAGACTTGATGGAAACACCGAGTAACCAGGAGAACCACCCCGGCATGGGAGGGCAGGTGGGGGCTTTCCCTTCACTAGTGGTCAAGAAAAAGCTCAGAGGAGCTGGTGGGGCCCCAGCGGCCATGGAGTCCAGCTCCCTCACATtcctgtggaaactgaggcacagagaagtctTGTCTTGAGGAAGGATTTCAACCCAAGATGACCCAACTCCATGCCCACCACACTGTGCTGCCTCCAGTGGGCCTCGATGGATGTCATTCTCGTGTTCTACGATACCCTACATTGCATGGCTACTCCAAGGGCAGGGTCAGAAGGTGGATGGCACCCAGGGACCCATCTACTATACCATGAAATCcctgcattgtttttgtttttgtctctaaaacctttcccttctgtctttcaatcaatactgtatattgattccaaggcagaagagcattaagtgctaggcaatgggggttaagtgacttgtccaaggtcacacattgtgaatttcaaaactactccaccctattcagaccattctttagaagattggatttaactatttcctgatcaataacaattgagatacttggaataacagaatcaggtcttggaaactacattctccaccctactcagtgtaacaagattaggaagggctgtagcaaactcaagatttaattatttgagaatatggcaaGGTGTGCCGCCCCTTCCCTGGAGACTTATTTTCCTCGCTGGGGAGAACGGGAAAACGTCTGGCCTAAAAAACTCCAGATGGACGTTAAAAGAAAGGCCAGTGAGGCTAGACCATGGGGCACACACTGGAAACTCATCCTGGAGGCTGGCCACATCGAAAGGCACTGAGGGGAAAAGCCAAAAAGCTGTCAACGTCCCCAGGATCGGTGCTGGGTAGCTGGACGGCATGCTTAGCTCTTCCTCCGAAACATTCATGGCAATGAGTGACACGTCGAGGATCCCACGTGAACCCAGAGAAGGGCACAGGCAGGTCTGTCCAGTCACACCACTGACGGAAGATGGAATGGATGAGCCAATCCCATTGGCTCTTCAACGTCCTTTGCATGTTTGACTCCAGAGGAAAGGGCTGCCTTAGAGTTCTCCTGGCCCTGGGCACAGGTTGGGAGGATGCTAGATTCCCAGGCGGAGGCGATCACAGAGGTCACTGTGGTCGTTACTCGCCACCATCATGGAAGGTGAGGTCGAGGTCGTCTCCTGTTCTTGGTTAGGGTTGTGGTGACAGCATCAGCCCGCTTAGCCTGGAGGGCCTTTTCCGGGATGAAGAATGACTATTGTTCAGACTAGGCAATCGGGCCACTGCATTAGACCATGGGTACATGTGGCCAGACAGCCGCTATAGATAAATAATGAACTCGATCTCgagtgaaggagaaaaagaacaggCTGAATTGTGTAAGGATTTCCACCATCTTGAGCTGTTGTCTAACAGAAAACCCTATGCTTTTCACAGCTGGTTggcctcttcctgaattcagatctggactcagacactaactatgagaccctgggcaagtcaattaactcctttacctcagtttcctgatttataaaatgaactggagaagaaaatggcaaactattccaggatctttgccaagaaaaccccaaatgggaccagGAAGAGTTGGTCACGACTGAAAAACCACTCAACTGACCCTTTCAACAGCAACATTCTACTGATGCTGGCGGGCTCTGCATGGTGGGACAAGGCTATCTCTGAAGAAATAAACTGTAGGGAACCAAAGGCCAATGGACAAGTGCTTGGGGTGGGAGACGGTGGTATCATAAAGTTGTGGTATACCACTAGCAGGTTTGGACCCTGGAAATGGACACCTGAAAGAACTGATGCCTGTGACAAGACAGCATCTCCCCATGCTTGGGCAGAGCCTGTAGAAAGGTCATTTCCAGGTGCTCAGAGACAAGAACTACCACAGCAGGACCTCAAGGTAGGGTCAGGCAGTGGCCTAGACTGAGGAAGGCCTAATCCAGGCAGGACCCCAGAGCCAGGCTCAAGGACACTGCTGGCTCCAATAGGTCTAAGTATCTTTGACCCTCTTCCCCATTCATCAGACTATTTCTAAAAGCCATAAGCTGCCATCAGGTGCCCCCATCACTGTTTCCTCTACCATTTCATCTCATTTTAGTCCTTCCTTTTAAGTCCAGCTCAAAGGCCCATTTCCCACAGGAAGCTATTGCCCTCTCCAATGTATTTATCGTGAATTGTTTCCCAGGCACAGCTTCTGTGAGGCGGGGAGCGCCCTGGCCCTTTCTCAGCTCCCAGTGCTATCATCTGCACAAAGGTCTTTGGTATTGACTGAAGTGAGTTGATGAAAAGGTCCTGAGAGGAGGCAGCTCCATGCCAAGGCTCTACCACAGTGGGCCCTTCTGCCTCATATGGTCCAGTGATAACTTTACCAGTCTTTCACTGGCAGAGAAAAGCCCTGCCTGACCCAGTTACCTGAAGCATCACTGTCCCATTCATTGCCCTCCCCATCCAAGGGCTCCAAGCCCAATTCTTCCCATGGAAAGGGATTGGCTGGGATAGCTTTAAGACTTATTTCAGAATTCCATGACTCCACCTCTCTGCCCTTCCTTTCCACCATGTTAACACGACATTCCCAGTGACTCAGGACTAATCATAGCCCTTTTACATATACCACCCTGCAGCCCCCCACATCCTGACTCCCTCCTCCTCTAGGCTAGCCTCTGGCCATACCAATCCAGTCTCAGTGCACTGAGACCAAAGGATCAGTGTGGAAGGAACTGCCAGTCATCCTGGTGGGTtgggcagctagtggctcagtggatggatgccagacctggaggcaggaggttctgggttcaaatttgaccacagctATTTCCtagctttttgaccctgggcaagccatttaatccccattgcctagcccttgttgctctagAATGGCAGCTTCAAGCCCACTGGTGTGGGGCTGGGCTGGTCCAAGAATGATTGGCATTTCCCCCTCAGGCCTCAGACCATGCTCACTCCTGGGATCCTGTCCTCCACTGAAGGCCTGTCAACCTGAGAAGACTCTCAGAGGGCAAGGCCCGGCTGTGGCAGAGGCTGGCCTTGGTGCTCTGCTGAATTGGAGAAAGCATCTCCAATGAGagtatttgcaaagtacttagcacagtgcctggcacacagtgggcacCTGGTAAAAGTTTGTCCTTCCTCATCTTTGGCAAGTGAGCACGAGTGGATGACAGGACAGGGGCAGTGACATAATCCAACATGGAGCCTGGAGTCTGGGAGAATCTCCTTCCTTTGGCCTGACCACTCACTCTTCTTCCCTTGGGGGCCATGGCTGGCAATGACTATAAGGGTGCTGGGCTTAAGTCCCCTTGGTGCTGACCCAAGTTCTCTTCCCTGGTGGCACAGTGGCCCAAGACACTGTCCCCCTCTCCTCCCAGGAGTCGTCAGGGCTCCCGAGGGTTTGGAAAGCAACCTCAGAAAACACCAAGTCTTCTGATCTCCAACCTGAAAGAACTTTGGGCAATCAACCGAGAACTGGCCCCTCGGGGAGAAAAGCTATTGGCTCAAGTTGTGGGGTTGGCTGCCTTGTTAGTGCTGCTGCTGACCAAAGCAATGCCCAGGGAGCCCCAGGCACAGATAGGGGAAACAGGGTTGTCAGAGGAAAACGAGCAACTCAAGggtaagaaggaaaaagggagactGGAAGAAACCAGGAAAGGGCACTTCTGGGCACTCCTCAACAGCATGGCCATGGGTATGGGCCAGCTTCAGATGCCAGGCCTCTGGTTTTTCAAAGGGGTCCCTCCTCTGAGTGATTGGATGGCTGTCTCGCTGCCAAGGCTGGACCCCAGCCCCAGCAGTCTCTTACAGAGAGCCTCCCTACTTCCAGGAATACCCGTCGGGGATCTCAGTGGGTGCCCCGCTCTCGATGGCACCTGTGCTTAGAGGAAGGGCACAGAGCCAAGCCAGAGATGAAGTGGCCTATGCAGAAAGGCCAGCCATCAACCATCCCTGTTTCCAGCCACTTCCTCTCCTTGACCAAAGCTCCCTCCTGCTCCCATCCCCAACGTGCCAGGAGTGACCAGCCAGCAGCCCAGGCCCAGACTCGCCGGCCCACACAAACAGAGGCACACACCCCGAGAGCCACCAGCCAGCTGGACTCTTTATGTAGTTCCATCAGCGAATGACAGGCTAAGGAAAGGAGGCTCAGCAAGTGCCCTCCTGCTTTCTGCTCCTGAGCCCAGGGTGGCCCTGGGGGCGTAGGGTTCAGGCCTTCTCCTTGGCAGCGGCGGTGGCAGCAACAGCACCAGAGGCCACTTCACTTCTTGACGATCTGAATGACGTCCTCGTCTTCCAACGTGTGGTCTTTCCCCACCTTCTGAGGGTTGTGCTTCACAGACAGACCCCAGACCAGCGcactaggagagagagagaggaggattaCCGGGGGCCTTGGCCCTGGCTTTCGGCATCCCCAGAGTCAGAAACCATGAGGCACCCTGGAGCCCAGGGCAAGTGGAATGACTGCCCAGCCTTGGCTTCCTCAATTCTGAGCTGGCGGGAGCCCCCTGGAGTCTGAGGGTGAAAGGAAGGAAGTACTGTGGGCTGCAGGCCTGAAACAACCGAACGGTGTGTGCTGCTGTGGCTTCTTAGAAAGGGGCACCGGCCGGAGTCAGGACAACCCAGGCTCCCGCTTTCTCCCTGTGAAACCCTGGAAAAGTTGTCTGATTTTTCTGGCCTCGGGGCCTCCTCTGAGAAATGAAGCTCCCCTCGAGCTCTGGACTCTCACATTCTGGGGCTGTGGGGTGCCTCCGCTGTAAACCGCGGGCAAGCAGTACTATGGATAGTATGACGTTCGGGGCCGcagtccccattttacagacgaggaagaTGAGGCTCAGGAAGGGAAGTCgtctcctgactcccaacccTGCTAGGTCTCCTCCTGCCCTCTAGCCCACCCATGTCACTGTGGGCACATTCCCTGACCAGGCCTGCCACTAACTGCAGAGCTCAGAAAGTGCCCACCCTCTGCTACCTCAGAGAGACTGCTGGGAACTAGAGATCGCGGGATCTGCAGACCAGCAGGCCCCACGCACCGGAAAGCGAGAGCCAATGACCACCCCAAGCCTCCCATCCTGTGGGTGCTGGTCTGCCACAAGCCACCTCCCTGGAGCCCATCCCCAGGGGCTCCCGCCCAGCCCTGCCCAGGACTCACTACTTGAATTCTTTGATGAGGTTTTTATGGATCTTCATACAGAAATCCTCCACTGTGGTCCGGGAGTCAGGCAGCACCACTGGGGAGGTGTAGTCTGGCAGCTGCCCCTTGGGCTTGGTGTAGCTAGGACACAGGGAGCAGAGATTAGCCGGTGCCCCCTGGAGACGGGGAGGGCTAAAGAGCTGCAGGACAGACTTACATCCTCACTAGGCGCAGGTAGTCCCAGATTCTCTCGAGCAGGTCATCAAAATTCCAGCGGTGGTGAGCAGAGATGGGCACACAGTGCGGCACCTTATAGATGATGTCCAGCTCCTCGATGGAGATCTGGTCGATCTTGTTCAGCACGTAGATACAAGGGATGTAAACTCTGAGGCGAGGAGGCAATAGAACATTAGGGGAGGCCGTCCAGGCCCGGGGACGAGCGCCCTCCCCTCCTTCTGGCCACAAGCAAGAACCTCCTCATGAGGTAACTGGAGCCAAGAGACATGGAGGTCCTGGGAGAGGAGAGCTGGGCTCAGGCAGAGGCCGCCAATGGGCTGGGTGGCCTTCACTGAGTCACACATGGGCCACACTGCACATATTAAAGGCTACaggaatagggggcagctgggtctctcagtggatggagagccaggctcagagttaggaggtcctgggttcccatctggcctcaggcacttcctagctgtgtgaccctggacaagtcacttaacccccattgcccagaccttattgctcttctgctttggaaccgatacacagaataggttctaggatggaaggtgagggttaaaaaaaaggctaCAGGAACATCAGATATGAGGACTACGTAACCTCAATGGAGCCCTGAGCACCAACAGCTCAGTCTTGGGGATCCCAGCCAGGTCCTGTAGGAACCCTCTCCCCCAACTCTGAGAACAAAGAGAGCCCAACATAGTGAGCTGGATAAGGCAGCCAACACTTCTCAGGTGACACTGAGAGAAGGGGAAATCAAGGAACAGAACTGCCCAATGCCATGGTGTGGATGGGGGAGACCGAGAGGCAGAGATTATCTCATGGAGAATCACAGAATCCAAGGGTTGGGAAGGCCGTTTGGTCCCAGAGTACCTTCTGCCACATCCCTAGCCAGCTCCCGCTCGAAGACCTCCGATGACAGGGAGCTCCCTACCTAACAAAGCCGCCAATCCCCTTGGGAGTAACTCTCACTGCCAGGAAATGTTCCCCCGATGCTAAACCTCAATCTGCCTCCTTGCGATGTCCACCCTCTGGTCTTAGTTCTGCTCTTTGGGCCCTGAGAGAATGTAAAGCGCTTTCTATGCGGACAGCTTTTCAGGGACTCAAAGCCAACTGCCTTGTCCTCCTTCCTTACAGTTCTTCCCATGAACTCACAGGCCCGGATGCGAGGCCCTTCACTGTTCTGGTGGCCCCCACATGGATACTTCTAAAATGTGGCTAtcctgcgctctttgtggtggccaaaaactagaaaacgaggggatgcccatcaactggggaatggctgaacaaactgtggtatatgttggtgatggaatactattgtgctcaaaggaataattaagtggaggagttccatggagactggaacaacctccaggaagtgatgcagagcgagaggagcagaaccaggagaacattgtacacagagactaatacactgtggtataatcgaacgtaatggacttctccattagtggcaatgcagtaatcctgaacaacttggaggaatctactagaaaaaccactatccatattcagaggaaacactgcgggagtaaaaacaccgaagaaaaacaactgctcgaatacatgggtcgaagggatatggttggggatgaagactctaaatgaacatcctagtgcaaacatcaacatagaaataggttctgatcaaggacacaagtaatacccaatgaaagtgtgtgttggctgtgggaagagtgagtggaggggagggagggaaacaatgtgattattgtaaccagggaataatgttctaaattgactaaataaacttattcaaatgggggggaaaataaaataaaatgtggctATCACTAAACTGTGCCAATGTGGCCGGGCCAGGGCAGAATTTCCCTGAGATCACGCCTCTCAAGGCAGCCCATGATCCCACTGGCTTTTCTGGCTGCCCTATTCCCCTGCTGTAAAACCCCTGATGCTCTCCAAACAAATCACAGGTGAAATGGGACTGCCCCATTTTGGCCTTGCAAAGTGGACTGTTTGAATGTGTTGTGATTTGACATATTTAGGCCAACTGAGTCCTATTTTATTAGAATCAGCCCAATGCTCTCTCAGCACGACCCACTAGAGTTGGAGGTGTATTGGGCCTGACTTCATTTGATAAGGATAAATGTAAAGGGTTTACCCCTGGGTTCAAAGCTTTAATGTCCCAAGTATAAAACAAGGAACAGCTAACTAGAGAGTAGTTTGTTTGAAAAATATGGGGGCTGTGAAGCACTGTCAGCAGAGGGAAAAGGAATCCAAGAAAGCCAATGAGATCTTGGGCtccaggagagagaggaaagtccTCCATCCTCAGCCCTGGTCAGCCACTACTTGGTGTCTTGTTCCAATGGGGGTGGTCTGTTCTAAGAAGGATATTgctataacccagtggaatggcttgtcagctctggaggggggaaggaagaagagagggagacagcacGAATCCtgtaatcttggaaaaaatacttaaaaataattttttttaaaaaaagggatgtTTCTAGGAAGGAGGAAGGCTAATGGCCCCAAGATCCTGTCCCAGAAGGAGTGCTGGAAAGGTCTGGGAGGTggaatttggagaaagaaagcTTAGAGGGGAGGAGAGCCGCCTGGTCATGAGACAGGGAAAACACTTATCTGGCTTGACCCCAGAGGCCAGAAACGGAGCTCAAAGAGGCAGacttgggcctgaagtcaggaaacctTTTGGACAAAACTCAGCACAGTGCCCAGCCCGGAGAAGGTGTTCAGGAATGGCACTGGCCGGTTGCCCCAGGTGTCAGTGAGCCCCCTTCACTGAGGGTCTTCAAGCACAGGCCTACAAAGGGCAACTCTCCCAAGGAAGAGCACTTCCTCTCCCTCGAAGATAAGGCTGACTCAGGAGCTGGCTCTGGATCTGGCCTCTGCCTTCCTTTGGAGCTTAGggtcactttctttctttcttccttaggcCAATACCTACTGTCTTAGTAACAAgtctaagggagaagagcagtaaggcctaggaaatgggggttaagtgacttccgcAGCAtcccacagccaggaagtggctgaggccagatttgaccccaggaccttccatgtccaggtttggctctctatctactgagccaccaaatGCCCTCGAACATCACACAGTTTCCAAATCTGACTAGCATGCCATCTTTGTCCTTGGCAGTGATAAGACTTTGGAAAGGGGCAGATCTCGATGGTCTTCCGCTACTAGAAACCTCCCTCCAGTTTAGAAGTGGCTCATGAGCTCCCTTGATCCTGATAAAGGATAACCTGAAGCCCACAAAGGCTTGAGGAAGAGCAATCCCAGCGGCAGCTCCAGCCTTTCTGAGCCCCTCGGTCAGCACCTGTTGCCTTCCACCACATCAATGAGGTCGTCGGCCGTGGCGTCGCTGCGCAGGGTCACATCAGCGTTGTGGATTTTGTACTCTGCCAGGATACTCTTCACGGTGTCAGCATCGAGCTCACTCTGAGGGCACTGGGCAGACCAAGAGGGTACGCTGAGCAGAGGTAAGGCATCCTGTCCCTGCCCCTATCCTCTCCCGGGGCAACCATAGGGGGCCTGCTCCCACTTAATGAAAAGTCCAGTTTGATCTCCTGAAGGAGATCACTACGCAGGAGGAAATGCACTTTGGGGGAACAAATTCAGTGTAGAGATTTGTCTCGCTTAACTATGCGAATTATAAGGGctctgtttaacttttttttttccttttgggtagagaaggaaggtgggaaggggagaaaataaatatttattaattaaaaaatattaatagcctCTCCCCACATGCTAAAAGCTTCCCAGAAGCTCTCTGAGGttctacatttttgtttttagaagTCCTTTTCTTAATAGTAAAAAAGCAATAGTGGTGGACAAATTAACtgggataaaatgaaaaaattgaacctttaaaaaacaaaagttcaaatgtggcctcagacacttactttccagctgtgtaaccctgggcgagtcacttaacccgactgcctagcttttactgttcttctgccctggaaccaatacacagtattgattctaagatggaaggtaaagggtttaaaataaccaaaataaataaaaaagttcaGACCAACTCAGTACACTAACTCACAGCACTctgtttttaaaagcttttttcaaAAAACAGTGTTCCACCTTCTTGGAATCACGTACGAAATCCTTCAAAACCAACCCCAAAGGCCACAACAAAACTGGATGTGAGGGAAAAGGTCACATCGTTTAAGAAACCAGAGAAAGACGGATAAAAGTCTCTTTTACAACCCGGCTTGGGGCACAAAGGCTGGAAACTACCACAAAATATAAACCCTCTCgttgattatattaatttgaaAGGCGTTTTTGTGAACAAAATCAGTACAACTGGGAGAACTTGAGAAAGCACTAACTGGGGGGAAGAATCTGCCCCCGAGATTTCTAATCCCAGCCTGACATCTGGGACATTTTGGGAATTAATAAGGTTTATAAGACAAAGAAGCATCCCtgatggaaaagaaggaaaggagaggaaggcgATGGCATTCCCAACTGTTATCAACTGTATGAGAAAGCTCTGAGGCCCTAAGAATAGGTGGGAAGGTTTCTGAGCACTTTCAGAGCCTTAGCGAGCTGGGACAgaaaatggctcagtggatagaaagctaggcctagagatgggagattccgggttcaaatccacccttagatactttctagctatgtgaccctgagcaagtcacttaactcccattgcctggccctcattgctcatctgccttggaactgatacacagtattgattctaagatagaaggtgaggggtGAAAAGAAAGACAAGCATTTACCAAATTCCTACTGTGTAAGGCATAGAGAACAAAGCCAAGCCTATACTCTGCTCAGTATAGGAAAGGAGCCCACCCACAGGAAAGTCAATGCAAAGTGATACTGGCAGAGAGAGGGGAGCACCAGGGATGGCAGATGGAATCACGAAAAGCTTCATGGAAGAAGCGGCAACTCAGCTGAGGAGAGGGaattccccacccccaacaaTTGGGGACCACAAGACCGGTCCAGGAAGGGAGATGCTGCTGCCACCCAGGCAGAGTCAGCAGGACTCACCGTGGCCGTGAGGTTGATGCCTCCTTTGTCCTTCTTCTTAAAGCCTATGTTGGGGGGCTTGCTGTTTAAGCGGATCCCAAAGCCCTCGAGCTCATTCTCGATGATCTTCTTGTGTCCCAGCGGCTTCAGCACATCCAGAACAATCAGAATTAAATTACAGGTCCGTGCCACTGAAGAATGCAAGAGAAGAGCCTGCTGTTGCTCCAGTACACTCCCTCCCCTTGCCAGATCGAGACCCCCCACCGACCTGGAACCTTGGTGAGCCAGGAGGCCCAAATAACCAGGAATCCTGCTCCTCACTTCGAGTCAGTAAGACAAGAATACTCTCTCAGTGAGAGCTCCTCTTCATACCCAAGGCAGCCCTCTAAGACAGGTCTATACTAGGAGAACACGGGCCTGGCAAGGGGCTCCCTGCATCAAAAAAGCATCCCACTGAAGCAGGGCAATGGCCAACAAGGAGTGCTGGTAACCTAACCCTATGACTGACAGTACAGGGCACTGTACTGTCTCTCACATGAGCCTCACAAAGCCTTGGGAAGCCTTTCTTAGAGGattatcatcccattttacagatgagaaaactgaggcacagagggacAAAGGTTGTTGAACCCTGGCATTTCTCCACTGTGGGCATCCAAGGCTCAGGAGGAAGGCCCTAACACCATGCCCCTCTTCTTGTGTGGAATGTGGGCCTACTGGCACACAGGAGGGGAGCACGCTGCCTCTGGCTTGTACTGACTCAGCAGAGCTACAAGCTCCAAGGAAGCCCTGCTCCGTCTAAGTCGTGCTGTCCAGCCAGCAGCTTCTGACCCAGTCTGTCTGCAGAACACCCTGAAGGCACATGCAAGGACCTGAGGAGTCACTGGCACAAGCCGAGCATTCCAATGATAGGCGCTTTATGCCTTGGGGACACACCACTGTGCCTGTTCCTCTTAAGTACTTAAAGGGGATTGACAACTCTGCCACAGGTTTGCTGGGAGATTAGGGGAAGAGCCTTTGTTTtctaagggaaactgaggcccccagaGGCAAAGAGGTTTAGGCACACAACTGTTCTGAACCCCCAGGATTCTGGTGTCAGCACTACAAGAGTTTCCTCACAGATTCTAGGTGAGGAGAGCGAGGCTCAGAGAGAAaggtgacttggccaaggccacCTGACCACCACAAGGGCCCTCTGCCTCAGCACTGAGCTCAAGGCATAATCTAAACTCAAACAAATGCATTCCTGCAGGCTGGCTTTTTCACATACCTGCAATGACTTGACGGCCTCGGCCCTTCCCATCTTTGGCACCTTCGATGATCCCTGGGAGATCTAGGAGCTGCCCCAAGGAAGGAGCAAAAAGCAAAGGATGAACAGAAGGGGCCGGATGGAACAAGCAactgtgtttttgtgtgtgtctctgtgcctgtctgtctttcttaCTGGTCCTCTTTTCTAGGACTGCTTTTGAGATCCAAAAGCTGTACACAAGGCACATGCCCAACGGTTGGCTTGGGGCTGAACCAAGTATGGAGCTGACTATTGACAAATACATCATTATACAAAGAtgtcagagaaacagagaatCATGTGCTGAAGCCACCAAAAGAATACAATAACCGAGTCAAAGAACAGACTCTGGAACCTTCAATGTGGGATAGCACAGACTTAGACCTGCGATCCATTTAATGCCGGAATTCTCTGTGCTGAGCAGTCTGCCTGGCACTGTCTACACCATGCAGACAGAGGCATCCTCAATGATGGCACATTCTCATATTAGTGCACCTGAGAAAGGACGCTAGGAGGAGAGGGGCACCACCAGTGGCCTCAACTATTTGTGGGGCACCCCTGTCATTCACTAGCATCAGAAGGGCCAAGTCATAGAACTTGGGAGTTTCAGCTCTGTTGTTCTCATCGTCACACGGGATGATGCAGGTGGTGTTTCTCTCCCAGAGTTTGGGAGAGGCTTATAATATGCAAAGCATTCTGCAGGCCTCGAGGGCTCCATGCAGcacttttcaaaaaaaattaaaaatatttcccaattccatgtgaaattttttaaaatattcttttttaaaaatttcaagtttcaatttttctccttccctcccacccctggAAAAGACAAACAATATGACATAGATTATTCATGTCAATTAGCCATGTTTAGGCATTAGCTTTCATTATTACTGAGGAGGCCAGAGGGGGATTCTGCCATCACCAAACTATCTGCCCCGTCAATGGGCTAATCTTGTGCCACCTCACCCTTCCCCGGAGTGAAAAAGGTGCGTCTGTCTTCAGGTATCACCATGCACTATGCCCTATTTGAGCTGAGCAGCCAACACCAGATTCTGTGGAATCTTCATCCCCAGCCTTTTCCAAACCTTGGCTGAACTCAATTCAACAGACTCAGTGTGGATGCTCAGCTGACCTCAGCAGAGACCATTGGCTCAGAAGGCAGGGATCTGGCCAAAGTTTCCATGCAAGAGTAAAGCCCTGGGACTTGGCTGTCATCTCCATGCAAACATCTCCCAAATCAACTTTTGTAGGCCTGAGACTCTGCCCTCCACTGCTTTGCTATCTCCACCTGGATGTCCGCAGGCATCTTAAACCCCAAGGGTCCCAAACAGAGCTCATTCCCTTTCCCCCAGGACTCCCACTGCTCCTCTTCCCAGGCCCGCTGACAAATCTCCTTCTCACTCATTTTTGCTGATTCGCTCC
This sequence is a window from Monodelphis domestica isolate mMonDom1 chromosome 3, mMonDom1.pri, whole genome shotgun sequence. Protein-coding genes within it:
- the DRG1 gene encoding developmentally-regulated GTP-binding protein 1 yields the protein MSGTLAKIAEIEAEMARTQKNKATAHHLGLLKARLAKLRRELITPKGGGGGGPGEGFDVAKTGDARIGFVGFPSVGKSTLLSNLAGVYSEVAAYEFTTLTTVPGVIRYKGAKIQLLDLPGIIEGAKDGKGRGRQVIAVARTCNLILIVLDVLKPLGHKKIIENELEGFGIRLNSKPPNIGFKKKDKGGINLTATCPQSELDADTVKSILAEYKIHNADVTLRSDATADDLIDVVEGNRVYIPCIYVLNKIDQISIEELDIIYKVPHCVPISAHHRWNFDDLLERIWDYLRLVRIYTKPKGQLPDYTSPVVLPDSRTTVEDFCMKIHKNLIKEFKYALVWGLSVKHNPQKVGKDHTLEDEDVIQIVKK